The window AGGTGATCAAACTATCACGTACACGATACCGAAAGGAACTAGCTCCACGGACAAAACCATCGCTTATCAAACCGTGACCGAGAACGTTCCATCTAGAACACCGGCCAGATACAGCAGTCCCCCGCCTCCTGTAACAGACGTGACAAAGAAATCTACCACGATTCATCAAGAGTCAAAGTTCTATCACGAAGAACACCATGATAGTCCGGCCAACGTGCAACCAACCACCACGGTCTATCATCCTGGTTCACCGCTCTTGCCAAATAAAACGACGATCACGCGAAATGAAAAATACTATCAGGTGGATGGAGGTTATCCAAACGGGCATACGGCTGGCGATCGACCACCGGATCATCCGGCAACCACGGTGATCTATCAGAACCAACCACCGACTATAAACGAGACTCGCGCAACGATAAATCGGATCGAGGAACATTATCCTAGTCGACCACCGTCCGGTGGACGACATCCGACGCCCGACAAACAACCGGCAACACCGGTTAATTATTATACGTCACCGGCACAGTCCACCTCCCCGCCGCAGTCTTCCACAAcgatatacaaattttcaaacaccACCACGTCGATACCTCCAAACAAGAATCCCGAGGACCACGAAGTTTTGTTACCTAAACCGTTCCCGACCGAGGCTGTTCAGCTTTATCCGTCGACCAAGCCGGCTAACAACAACGTGCAAACTCCGCCAAAGAAGTTGGAGGATCTCATGGCATCGTTTTCTGACACAGAGGTAAGCAGCAGCAGCAAATATTCCTCTACTTTGATTTCTTCGAGTATTTCTCGCAAGTGCGTCTAGTCGGGCTGGTGGATAGGGAAGCTCGTACGGTCGCTTTGCCTGTCTCTGTCTCTTATCCGTGcaaattattctatattttcactTTACCTATGCAAAGgtttactttactttacttaTATACTCCAGTTAATTCCAGTTAATCATTTTATCGATAGATCGATATTACTCGAAACGGTGCTACTACCAAAACGGTGCTATACTTGTAtcatacatacaaatatttatatttatttcacccaattattactataaatttgTCAAACTTTTCAATCTACGTTCGTACATACGTAACGTCCAACGGCATAATCGTTGTGATATTCAGTGGCTAAAACGAATCACTGATTAAACTCTATTGCGTATACATACGAAAGCACGATGCGTTTTCACGTAAACATCGATACTCTGCAaattacgtttaatattttattaaattcgatgAATCGTTCGTTTTTCACGCGATGTCATTCGTAAGATACAAATTACGAGTCAATTAGAAAAAGTTACTCGATCGCGTACTATTTATAATACCAAATGGTAGTAAACAATCTCTACTTTCTCTCCAGCGCGAGGTTCTAGAAGACattgaaaaaagggaaaaggaacGACAGAAGGAGTCGCCAACGGTGAAAAAGGAGGTTGACTTTGCACCCCATACACCGCccaaagtaaaaagtaaaaatgttgCTGGTCCTCCGGTTTATTATCCTCCCGGAGCGGCAGAATTCACCAAAAAAGAAGAGGCTAGTGCAGCCATGTCACAGTCTGGCGGTGTAAGTACACTATGCGCTTTACGAAAAGTATTCCAATCTTTTCCaaaattgttttcaaaaattaatatttcttactcatccgtttgaaaatatttcccaGCTATAAATTAATCGCGAAACAACAAGCGTAAAGAATCGTCCCTTAGAGAATCCTTGCAATCGTGTATGTGTTACGTATAATATAAGATTATCagcacttttttttattatagggAGGATGGCAAAAGGCTAAGGCGAAATACGAATACGAAGCGTCTGCTAAAAGTAAATCGAAATCGAGTAGCGGCAAAGCTGTTGTTCCTGTTTGTTTGCCACTTTGTTGCGCCTTGCCATGtgtaattatgtaaattatatcgatattaatattaatatcaatatcagTATCGGCATCGatatcaatatcaatatcaatatcaatatcaatatcaatatcaatattaatacGTATTAATCTTGATTAAGCGACTTATTAGTCATGTTTTAAACGATCGCGCGTCAGAATCGATCAGTGTTCCGCCACTTGCGCCACTTGCACCATTTgcgtagaataaaatttagaGAACAAATTTAACGTAAGAAACAGTAAACGATTTTAAAAAGCTACAAAATGAAGCTACGAAATGATTACGAAATAAAATGCaagcaaatatttttctgcttctttgtttgtcatatATAcgacgtgtatatatatatatatatatatatatatatatatataacgataaataaatatacgattAAAACTTGATATAATTTGAATTCAAAGTAGCAATCGTAATTACGACGGATCAAATATCGTCGTACCGTGATTGTAAGCTTTCTTAGTTACGCATAATCATACCGACGAATTATCTACCGAGATTTTAAATCTCGCTACATATTCTTCCCTTAATCTCCGCTTCTACTTTCTCTGTGTAATAATTTTTTCCGATCAAACGTTAAAGCTACGACATCTCATtcaaatttcttccttttcgttctttttcatttctacGATACCTAACGTTTAAATTGCTTTAATACGCATTATTACTTCGATTTTATAGAGAACGGTGAATTCTCATCCTGCTGTATACAGAATTAGTCACAAACGCATGTTCGTACTTCAGCGATTGATCTAcgcattaaaatataatatataaaaaatataaaaatataaaaaacgtCTTACGTACCTCAGTTTCGGCGTCGATGAATGATCAAAGATAATATTCAAAGCGCGTATCCCGACTCTCGATACTGCCTCGTCGACACACGCTCTACTCCACCACTTGACAGACCGTTCTTCAGACCGTTTCTTCTCGCGGATTCTATGCATCGTTCACTCGCGTTCCATATACGATAGACTTTAGATGGTCCCGCAAGAATACATAATTTAGATCGTCATGGACGATAAGGATGTTCTCACTGTTCAAAGTTTCCTTTAATCGTCCACAACCCGAAAACGAAGGTACGTACGGCACACACGTGTTTATAGGACGTTCTTTACTTATTCTAGTACGTAGAACCACCCTTTGAAGTACGAACATGCATTTATAATTCACCCTGTGTATTACACTGGGTTCTCTTTAGCGTAACATCATCCGCTGTATTCGTCAGAATAAAAACCTtatgtgtttttcttttttcttcttcttcttcttcttctttttttttcttttcttcgttccttATTACAAAAATACTCTTTTATACTCTCCTTACAAATTTTACGTTTCGTCATATGCGgtacattatatttatgtatagaaatatatcattatataaacTACGTATTTTgcacttttattaaaaattttataaaattcgaaatagtttcttttaataattcttttctCAGGAATCGAAGATACTCGATCGAACATTAAGATAGAAAGACGTTTTGCAGATATATTCGTTAGTATATATCcttttatatcgttgtattattaaagcaatattttacgattgtcttttcacttttattactATCTATTACGATGAACAGTTACATATTTATGCGCTTACAgaatattgtctgtatatggATTTAACAATATGGATGAAAATATGGATGAAAATATGGATGAAAATATGGatgaaaatatgaatgaaaatatgaatgaaaatatggatgaaaatatgaatttaaatgTAACAAATTTCAAAAGGAATTTAGATAAAGTTGTTAAGACAAATAAGATATAagacgatacattttttttcgtAGTTTAATATAAtcttaaagtaaataaatataagtgAAAGTCGTAACTATATCGTTCTTTTATcgtgtttaaaaaattcttgtaATAGAATAATACCGTGAATTATGGTGCTATAATAATTTTAGTAAACAAATACATGTAAATGTTATGCGCTCTCGTTAAATTTTGAGTTTGTGTATTGTTAGAATACATGGTTACAGATATGTTTAATATGTTACGAATATGTAAAAATTGTGCCATGAGACGATATATAGATGTAAAATGTGTGTTAATAGTAGCttctatttcaataaaatgtctACTCCAGCTATGAGATCATCTTTTATTCTTCTTCATCTTTCATTCGATGTTGTTCGTATCATCGTAGGATACCATAATTGATAAACTTCAAATGCTTGGTGTATCGTAATCAAAGATACGTATAATAAAGATGCATAtgcattttctaataaaaatacacGGCGTACACAGTGGCCACACAGAATATCGTATCctggaaaaatgttattatctTTGTTGGTGCATTTATCTCTTTGCTATTAAGTTTCTTTCGCTAATAATCGCTTTTTATAATAATCGCAACAATTATGATGTATTATGTATGTAGTCGAACGATATCCAATATTGTAACTCAATTTTCTAAACTGTTTAGTATCTTGCTTGTTCTCGATCAAATACAGTACCGATATTAAACtaaattaagatattaaaattaactgCGCGACTCTTACATTTAAGAAACTATCATACGCGTACGTATCTGCTTCTGCATCCCAAATACATCTTGTACCCATTTTCACCCCAGCACCATGCTGCTCACCCAAAACCACATTTACGATATATTTGTAACGTTTGAACTTTAGCTCTAGAAATAAGTACGTaacaaattatttgaaatttttaattatctgaTTAAACTTGCCGTATTATTTACTCGACGCctaatttattttagaaaagagAAATTCACCTTTAACTTTCTCTCTAATTAAATCCGCTATATCTTTAGTCCATTGGGCTGCTTCCTGAGCATCGTAAGTTTTCGCAGAAAGCTGATCAAACAGCACATTATGTATAACTTCTTTAGCGTTTAACGGTTTAAACCTGTATCCAAATCATTTGTTCACCttttatattatagttataGCCGAAAGCGAAACGCTTCATTAAACTATCGTtcgttatatatatgtagagcTTAGCGAACTATTCGACCTACTATATTACTCGTTTTAACCATTCCTAATAACCATTTCATACGTTATTTACATACGTTATTTACAACGAGAGTGGTAGTAGACTGCTCTGTATATAGTTTCTATATATGCAAATTACATACTTGAGATTATGTTAGAAGTATATACTTAAAGTATAAAATCATATcttcaaaatgaaaaaatttgatCCTTGAttgtaacaacaacaacaacaacaacaacaacaacaacaacaacgacgacgacgacgacgacgacgacgacgacgacgacgacgacgacgacgacgacaacgacaacgacaacgacaacgacgacaacaACGTATTAGAAATAATCGAACAAGATAAAGCTTGACAAACAAACGTCAtgtcgttaaaaaaaaaattcaattaaaaaatctcAAACCAAAGGAATAGAGTTCAACCGTAGAAAATTACGATACGATTAATAGATACTTCTCGTGTAACTGCGGACGTATTTGATAAACTCGTTGTTCTAACGTAACAGTTTCCGCGTCATCGAGCACCTCCACATTTAGCCTCGATTTTTCGTCTTTCCGAATAATCTTTCCTTCCTCTGGAACATCTTCTTGGTATTCTTCTGCCTCTATCTCTTCCGATGCGACAGTAGCTTTGCTTTCGATATTGTCCGCCATCTATTTCAATTACGCTGCAATCTAATTACAAAGAACGTTAAATAATTCTCACACTGCACTTAGGTTATGAAACCAGTCGCCTCGAATCACAGTCGTATCAAAGAGGTAATGAGAGTGCTCACTCTCACGAACCTGGGTTGTTCTCGGActagtgctgcaccatgcggTCAAATGCCGAGTTTAAATTGACGTTGGCGTATACACGAACCTATGAAATTAGAGATCTGCCCTGTTTGGTCGTACACTAGCATAGCCAAGAATCTATTTAATTGTTCGATTCTACGGAAAACTTCCTATCTACCTTTCTATCTGAGACAGGCAAGTATAATAATGAGAAAATCGCGCAATAATGGAACTAGTTGTATGTTGTctaagaaagagaaattaatcgTTTACTATATTTTTGAACGACGACGCACGGCATGTATAAACCAGGGTTAAAAATAGTACAAAATGTcggaatataataatttatgaaaaaaaaagaaaagaaaaaaaagaagaaaacaaagaaatttcGTGTCTCGAGATGCCTTGCACCTGCAAATTCagattaattttatcaaaatttcaagTCCCTTATAGGCCCTGCCTACGTTTGTTTAAGCCCTATACCTATCAGAAATCTAAACGTTTCTTTCTATACGACCTATGCAAAAGCCTAAACCTGTTTAAGAACCCTATCTATACGAAAATCTAAAATTTAGAATGAAAAGATATATTACAAGGGGAAAAGGATATTATAACTCTAATAATGAACGATCACTGTTTATActttaaaataacgaaataaaatcttaacggtagaacgatatatttcgaataaattaatacTCTACAAAATAAAATCCAACTTCATTATCACTACTTTGCATTCTTTTCCATTTGTtaggaaattatttatatcatagtACCACCAATAGTAATTCaaacatattaatatatctGCTCCCATTTTTCTTGAAATGCGATATACATGTAATTACGCGAAAAATTCGCGAAAGTATACACCGCAGTGGGATGCTGTAATATCGAGATGTCTAAGTGCAGCCAGATACGAAACAGCTGATGCTCGACCACCTCTGTGCAACTGTCCTAGCTGCATCGAGTGATCGAGGAGTAGTCCCAGTGGTAGAAATTTGGGCATTTCATAGGCGCAACGCTACGTATGAGAACGTATAGatgaggagaaaaaaaaaaaaaaaaaaaaagaaaacaaaactaCTTCAACTATACGCGATAGTCAGAAATCGCAACGCTACGAAATTAGTTCAAAATTAACGTCGTTTGAAATAacctttaaaataaaagaaaacgcgacaaattcatattctaataattattcaCCATAGGAAATACTAAGAACAATCTTCTAATTCGCAACTGTAATTGGTAACGCGAAATTTAGAGCCGCAACGCTAATTGCAAAGACCGCGGTTAGCCCAACAATGACGATGAACCGACATACACGTCGGCTAACAAACAGATCACAACTAATACTACTACAAATACTTCGTGGCCAGCTTCACCGTCGATTTGCTCAAATAAAATTTCCTGAGACAGGTTGAACATGCGAAAACGCGTCTACGTAACGATTCGTCCAAATAACTGACTCTCTGGATTATTGAAATTCCATTACGAAACAGACAAATTGACAGTGAATGGGtaatttatttaacttattgaataaaaattaaatattaatgcaaACAACCTTTTGAAAATGCGAAAGCAGCGTTGAAAACTTGTCGCTTCGATTccaaaatctgcctgtcgcgaaattCTAATTTCGCGTATAACTGTTCCAATTAAATTTACAACTATCAACAGCTATCGTGctctagaaaatataaaaaatgtcatTACGCGGCAAACGCCGACTCTAGCGTATTGCGGATTGCGCGCGGTTAGAAATATGTTTTGAAGAAAAGTTGTATTAACAGGCAACGATAGGGGGAAGGAGTGGCTGATTTTCGAAATATATACACTATATACCGATTATTATTCATTTCTCACCAACAAACAgctattacatatacatattaagaAAATGGGATATACTGTGTTATATTTCAAACACCGTTTATGTATTGCaagatattttctaatatatctCCCAATCTTTATTaatcttttaaaatataatatcatttCATCAGGATAAATTCAATTCTGAATGTTCGTTATCGGAATGTGAAATATGGTATTTGCTAATATATTATGTTCCACCTTATAAAGACTCGATGACGATgcttctaataaattaaaatatccttACATAGACATGTCCGAAGTGATTAGTGATTAGAGTGTATATTTAATCTTGCACAGAAACCTATTTCAATATATCTTGTTCAGACCCTTTAATATaccgataataaataataataaaccaaTTTTCTCATtcgaatacataaaaatataataattttgcagCAGACTTTTTTTCTAATAACAATCAAATGATacgtataattttctatatattgatataaaaaCATTAATCACTTAATAAGTACATCCGTTTAATCTATATACCCGAAacagtttcaaaatttcatttctttaagcGTTTTTCCTTCGTCttaatattttcaacaaattatgCAACTATCTATAAAATAATGATGTCATTATATACCAATCGTAAGTTGTATAGCAATTACGTAGCAAATATTGATTCAATTCATTGAttcaataagaagaaaaaataatcgtCTACATACGTACGTCTGCTTTGTTCTAATACCTCGATCATTACTAAATCTGCATGAGAAATCAACGACTCGATTATTAATAATCATCTGTAGCGTCCATTTCGTATCAGTTcgaattatcgattattaattgCCTGTGGCGTCGTCCGTGATGCGATGAACCTCTATCCTTTCAGTCACGTGACCAGCCAATAATCTGCACAAAAGAAAAACgacaatttcaaataaatgtatGACAAAATCAGTAATTAACAATAACAGTACAAATTATAGCGAGATAAAGCGACGATAAAATCCAAAGTCTCCCCCAAAGGTCGTTAATGCGAATTATAGATAATTCCAACCAATCGAAATACAGTCaagaataaatgtataataaaccAATAATTTAAAGCAATGAAACTAATTACAGcggaataaagtaataatagaaCCCAAATTCTATCTAAAAGACCGGTAATATGATGACTATAACCTGTCAAATACGCAGTCAACgatgaaagtaaaagaaaatttcgTTATACTACTTAATTTTACTAAGATTATAATCAATAAGCGATTAAATACGAACGTACTATTTGAATGAAGCAGATAGAAGTGTAGAAATGCTGGTAAACTTGAAATAAAAGTACTAATAATGACAGGATAACGCTCGACGGTACGAATTTTCGCTCCGCGATTATCAAGAGTACAACATCACCCCACGGTACGTTTCTCCGAGTAACTATGACTTTCCAATATTTCGCACCAATAGGCGCGCTCGATTTGACTTTGACGATATTCTGCGCCAATAAGCACCCTCGATTTCACTCCGCAATACATTGCGCCAATAGAAGAGCtcaattttcatatatatgGGCCCTATTGGCCAGAATCGTGACGGACTTCGGATCTTTACTGCGCCAATTTCAGGCCAAAGAAGCACGCCGTACAAACTTCAAGTTGTTTACTACATCACTTTATGAACCTTCGTGGCCCAACGTAATTACTACACCGACTAAAAAATTTAACACGATGCTGATTTTAACGTTCTCTGTTTATAAATGACGGCTACTTGCGATGAACTATTTACAGATTATTcgtaatcaaaataaaattctcgTCATCGGTAATGATTAACGGTAGCAAAGAAAATCTTAATCATTTATAATGATTATTTGTaatcaaaattttttaatcgaagaCATTCACTCTTATACCATGTAGTAACTTTAAAAATTTGTCTTATAACAGTTATGACGTGTGGCACTAATAAGTTAAACTTAAAAGTTAGAAAATTCTGCTCTGGAGTCGGAAATTTTGCATTCATTTATTTTACCATTGACACGATTGAACATAATTAAATATCACTTATGTACAATTCAAACACAAGTATCTGAAGATTAAGTGATGGAAACGGCATGAAGATAGCTATTAAGGTCAttgaatttgttttttttttttttttcgtgctCTATAAGgatatggaaaaataaatatgtacagttctatttataaaataaaaaaaaaaagaaaaatggtgaTGTCCACCACTTGTAATCTTGTAAGAAAAATGACCATGAAATAGAGCTGTTTTCACCGTTGCATGTGGCCCTTGAATTGTACTGAAAAGTTTTTTCATACAACAGTAATAAATAAGGCAAATGCTTAGGTGATCCCATTTATCTGGGTCactctacatatatgtatacatatattatggtagcgtgcgtgcgtgcgtgcgtgtgtgcgtgcgtgtctgtgtgtgtgttacaaagaataaatattattaaaatgtttagtTAATCCGTTATATTTAACAGCATTTTTTctaattatgatattaattttatcgcCTATATTACTTACACTTTATGTAATACGGAGATAGTAATCTTAACCCTTATAATCAAAATAATCTATTTCTGGTTCTGATGTTTTTATGCTTAATGTTGTTTCTGGCTTTTGAATCTTTTTCGCAGGCAGTGATAATATTGTCCTAAAAAGAACAAAtggataatttgaaattaatatcgggttgacaactaagtgattgctgattttgtcattaggtggtattgataaAATCAACTCAACTAGTTGCCAACCCGATATACAAAcccattattaatttattaaaactacGTGACAGATTTTGGAAATGCTGGATTTACTTAATTTTACTTACTTCACGGACCCATTAGCCTTTGTAGTATTTAACATTGGACCTGGAACTTTTCTCTGACCATTTTCCCGTTGTACAATCTCTAATAAACTATAACTAGGTAACCAACACTGTAATAAATTTCAACATAATaccagaaaattaaattataagttCAATTCTGCTAGTTAAACGTAAAATGTGCATTACCTTATCTTTTACAGCAGTCGCAACAACATTTCTTTTTGGCTCCTGATCGTACGCCTGGCTCTCGCAACCAAAATGTTCACAAGACTCGTGAATAAAATGACGTTTATCTTTGTTCATGCTATCAAAGGAATAACTGCGTGATTTTTGTTTAGAGGTTTTTGCTAATTGAACCAACTCGGTTAATTTGTCATGAACCATCTGACAAAAATGAGGATCCCTTTTAGCCCACTGTTTCATAAAATCACTGTATCTAGGCATTAATTTTCCACTTAAATCTGGATTTACAATTTGCAAACCCAACGCCAATCTTCTATTTCGTTCTATTACTTTACATTCATCATTGCATTCTAAAGTTTTTAACTGATTCTGCTTCTTTGCTCCTTGACCAAATACTTCTTCCAAATTAATAGAATGACCTAATTGCATATCAGCCATTTTACTAGCTAATATGCTACTTGCTATTCTCTGATATTCTTTAGAATTTTCGGCGCAAACACGCGACATAGTCCTATGCCCACACTGACACGTCACCTACgtataaaaagatttttattagTAATTTAGAAAGCCAATATATTAATGCAAACTTTAAACTTAATTATACAGAGATCTTATGTATCATCAAGTCGTGAATGTCATTTTGAAAACATATTCAATTAATTACCTTAACCATCTCCTTGCAAGGTGTGTCTGGACATTTACCCTCGTGACACGGAGCAGCACAGATGTGTCCACACAGTTCCCTTTGAACAGTACAAGGCTGAGAACATTGTTGTCCTGGTTTTTCACATGGCCCAGAATGACAAATAGTAATGCATTTATGTCGGCCACAGGATATGGGCTTGTTACATGACAAACCACATGAAATTTCGTTAACATAGCACGGTACAGCCTTTCGTAACTCATGTTTGCCATGACACCATCTTTGAGTAAGAACGGTACAAGGCGGACAGTTTAATTCACTATGgcaattatgtaatatttcgtGGCCACAAGAGTGCTGTCGAGAGCAAGGCCTGTCGCATGTAGGTCTTCTTGTCCCACAAGGAACGGGAGGATATATCACAGAAGCCCCGCATTCACAGTATAATTCATCAAAACTACTTCGCCAACAAGGTTGACACCTtcctattttaatataatgttttatattaatctattaatttcgttaactcttttttttttttctttttttctttttcttttctttttctttttttctttttttttctttttttttttttttttttttgaggggGTACAAATCTTAGTTTCTTTTACTCTTTATTGTACAGTataatttttacgatttttacttcatttttgcgattgaatttcaaaattaatattaatattatcattaacGTAATTTAATACCTTTATGACAGCTTTGTTCACATTTATGCCTCCCACAGCTTAAAGTTTTAGAACATATTAATGGACAAATATGTTCTATCTCTATACAACACAGTTGGTTACATTTGTGCTTCCCACAAGATCTTTTTTTTATACACCGCTTTTCACACCGTGCATCGTCAGCTTTTGATATCAAATCTTTACAGGCTATTTCCCTATCCATATTTCCGCAGCGGCATCTAACATTGGTAATTAAGTCACAAACAGGACAATCTCCTACATGACACTTCGCTTTACACTTATGAGGATTATCTGCAgacaatatattatatcataaatttttactGTATTTTATGAACAATCCCATGCACCTTCAATTTGAGACGAAACACTCACTAGGTTGCCcgcatttcaaatttttcaaacatattTTGTCGCAGACCGGGACTGAATCTAAGCAAGTTTGTCTCTTATCTATTAATGGTGTTTGCCCACAGCAGCAAGTTGTA is drawn from Bombus terrestris chromosome 12, iyBomTerr1.2, whole genome shotgun sequence and contains these coding sequences:
- the LOC100643338 gene encoding leucine-rich repeat extensin-like protein 5, which codes for MSAAVRERTTTHTSRKIVSHASPISGQTTTANSLENNLDALLEDLQTSVSRSATPSRGGRPLSPQVEYRVAANPTKVLSEGRAISPARTMTTTTEKYVSTGPSGAPSGIPDLNFIDSELQNVQPGQSKTIAYKQVSYQYNKSLDGKPIDSWVADNALTNANSALIDDIRERSYEESTIPRGLEPVSKSVNRELVYNDSCVSRSKQTSPLPAGTQRDVKYIHESSSYQTEPAVTTTVHASAAHSNQEYGNVEYVPVPSPTAAIPINLAPGPNTKVTTTIKTYTYELPGPPETYLPGGNAPGTVVLPGDQTITYTIPKGTSSTDKTIAYQTVTENVPSRTPARYSSPPPPVTDVTKKSTTIHQESKFYHEEHHDSPANVQPTTTVYHPGSPLLPNKTTITRNEKYYQVDGGYPNGHTAGDRPPDHPATTVIYQNQPPTINETRATINRIEEHYPSRPPSGGRHPTPDKQPATPVNYYTSPAQSTSPPQSSTTIYKFSNTTTSIPPNKNPEDHEVLLPKPFPTEAVQLYPSTKPANNNVQTPPKKLEDLMASFSDTEREVLEDIEKREKERQKESPTVKKEVDFAPHTPPKVKSKNVAGPPVYYPPGAAEFTKKEEASAAMSQSGGGGWQKAKAKYEYEASAKSKSKSSSGKAVVPVCLPLCCALPCVIM
- the LOC100649589 gene encoding dynein light chain Tctex-type protein 2B — encoded protein: MADNIESKATVASEEIEAEEYQEDVPEEGKIIRKDEKSRLNVEVLDDAETVTLEQRVYQIRPQLHEKFKPLNAKEVIHNVLFDQLSAKTYDAQEAAQWTKDIADLIREKVKELKFKRYKYIVNVVLGEQHGAGVKMGTRCIWDAEADTYAYDSFLNDTIFCVATVYAVYFY